Below is a window of Caldisericota bacterium DNA.
TTTTTATATTGGAGGAGTCAAGATTCCATATAAATTTGGATTGGAAGGTCATTCAGATGCAGATGTATTGATACATGCTCTTGTTGATGCAGTTCTTGGGGCAGCAGCGTTAGGCGATATAGGTGCACTATTCCCGGACGTGGAAGAAAAATATAGAAATATAAGGAGCAGTATTCTGCTTGAAGAAGCATTAAAACGTGTACAGATTGATGGATGGAATGTTGAAAATATTGATGCTACCGTTATTGTGGAGGAACCGGAATTAATGCCATTTATCAAAAAGATAAATGAGAATCTTTCTAAAATTATTAATATTAATTTGAACAAAATTAACGTAAAAGCAACAACGAACGAGGGAATGGGTTTTATTGGCAGAAAAGAAGGCATTGCTGCATTAGCTGTCGTATTGTTAAAAAAAGGGAATAGACAATGAAAAAACAGTTTGTTAAGGATTTAAAACCAGGTGTTTTTGTGAAAAGCATTTTTATTGTTGCAGAAACCGAAAAGGCGCTTACAAAGGACAAAAAGGTGTATGTTTCACTTATTCTTGCAGATAAGACAGGGAGAATATATGGGAAAATATGGGATAATGCCACGGAACTTGGCAAATTGTTTAAAAAAGGAGATATCGTTGAGATCTCAGGTAGTATTACAGCCTATAAGGGAACACCTCAAATTCGTGTGGAAACCTTGCGAAAATGCAGCGAGGAGGAAATAGATAGTACTGATTTTTTACCAGTTACAGAAAAAGATAGAGATGTTTTGCTTAAAAATTTTTTAGAAAAAGCGGAAAGTGTCCAAGATCCGTACCTTAAATCTCTTTTAAAAAATATATTTGCTAACAAACGAATTATTGATGGCATAAAGAATGCTCCTGCAAGTGTCTCTATACATCATAGTTATGTGGGAGGCCTGCTCGAACATACTTTGAATGTCGTAAAAATATGCGAAACAGTAGCATCTATGTATCCAGTGGTGGATCGAGATTTATTAGTAACCGGTGCACTTTTGCATGATATCGGGAAGAGTGAAGAATATAACTACAGCAAAATAATTGAACACACAGATAATGGTAAATTGTTGGGGCACATTGCGCTTGAAATGGTATTTATAAGCAAAGAGATTGAAAAGATACAATCTTTTCCTGACAATCTTGAACTTGATCTATTGCATCTCATTCTTTCACATCACGGCGAACGTGAATATGGATCTCCAAAAATTCCCTGTACTGTAGAGGCAGCTGTACTTGCTTATGCCGATCTGCTGGATAGCAGGGTTAAAAGTTTTATTGAGGTAGCAAATAGTAGCAAAGAAGATTGGAGTGGCTATATTGGCTTTCTTGGGAGAAAAATTTTTAAGAGACAAGAATAACCTTTAGATACAGAAAATAAACTCGAAAATATTTGAGGAGATGAGATGAATATATTAAGGGCAATTATTTTAGGCGCTATCCAGGGATTGACAGAATTTTTACCTGTTAGCAGTTCAGGTAATCTTGTTATTTATCCTGCAATTTTTGGGTGGGGTACACCAACGCTTTCTTTTGCAATGGCTCTGCACCTGGGAACGCTTTTTGCCGTTCTTTTATACTATTTAAGAGACGTGAAGAAGCTTGTTATAGGTTTTTTCCACACATTTAAAAGCAATAAAACAGACGAACAAAGCTTTTATGTTCGGTTGTTTTGGCTTCTTTTTGTAGCCTTGCTTCCAGCCAGTATTGTGGGCTTACTTTTTTCTGATAAAGTTGGTGAAGTATTTGCTCAGCCACATATTGTTTCTATATTTTTGTTTATTACTGCGGCTATTCTTATCATATCCAGCATTAATTTTCATGAGAAGCGCGATACTTTAAAACATATTTCTTTAAAGCACGCGTTATCTGTGGGTTTTCTCCAGGTTATCGCACTGTTTCCTGGTATTTCTCGTTCGGGCTCTACTATTGCGGGTGGAATTTTTTCTGGAATGAATAGAGAAGATGCGGCAAAATTTTCTTTTCTTCTTTCCATTCCTATCATTGGGGGAGCAGGCCTTCTTGAATTGAGGAGCGCCTTGAACGTATCCATCTCTGGGGTTTCTTTCAGTGCACTTTTAACAGGTTTTCTTGCTTCCTTTATTTTTGGTTTCTTGTCGATAAAATTCTTTTTTGCGGTTATTAGAAAAGCAAAATTTTATTATTTTGCTTTGTATTGTATAATGCTTGGTGTTGTTGGATTTATATTTACTTAATTTGCAAAGCGAAGGGAGGGGATTAAATTGTTTGAAAAAATAATTTTCCCATACGATTTTTCTGAATATGTGGAAAAGGCAATTCCTTATATCGAAAAATTTAAGAGTATAGGGGGAAAAGAAGTTATTATTATTTATGTAGTAGAATACAATGAAATTTTTAAGCATGTACTATACAAAGAATTGGAGGTGAAAAGGTTTGAGGAAAAAATGAATCTTAAACTTAAACCTCTCAAAGAAAAATTTGAAAAAATAGGTTTCGACGTGACAATATGCTTGGAGTTTGGCCCACCTGACAAGGTCATTATTAAAAAAACGTTAGAATATAAGGCGGATATTATTGTAATTGGTAGAAAAGGAAGGAGTGCTGTTGGTTCGTTTTTTTTGGGAAGCACTACATTGAGCGTATTGCAGAGAGCATCAATTCCCGTGCTTGTAGTACCATCCAAATAACCTGAACTTAATATAATTCTACTATTGTGCTTATTTCCATTGCAGCCCCAACAGGTAAACTGATTACACCGATTGCTGTTCTTGAATGTTTGCCTTTTTCATTATTATTAAAAATTGTGGCTACAAAATTGGATACTACGTTCATTACTCTGGATTGTTCTGTAAATTCGGCCGTTGAATTTATGAAGCCTTCAATTTTAACAATTTGTTTTACTTTGTCCAGGTTTCCTATTGCTTTTTTTAAGTTTGAAATGAGTTGTAGGGCACATAGCTCTGCAATTTCCTTACCATTTTCTAAGTTAAAATCTTTCCCGAATTTTCCCGCTATAATCTTTTTGTTACGTACAGGCACAATACCTGAAAGGTAAACAATGTTCCTCGTGAGAATGGCTGGGGCATATGATCCCAGGTTTTCAGAAGGTGGCGGCAGAATAATCCTAAGATCTTCTAAGCGTTTTTCTACTGTCATTATTACCTCCCTCCGTATTTTATTATATTATCTATAAATACAATCTCAATCAGAGACTCTGTATCCTAATTTTTTTACTTTTTCTTCTAATTTTGGCCAATCTTTTTCTGTGCGCACAAAAATATCCAGATAAACGGATTTGTTCACGATTTGTTGTATGTCAACACGTGCCTCTGTGCCAATTTTTTTGAGCATTTTGCCCCTTTTCCCTATTACGATTCCTTTTTGAGATTCTCTTGCGATAGATATTACAGCACGGACATATAGTACCCCGTTCTTTCTTTCTTCCATTTCTTCTATATTTACGGCAGCGGAGTAGGGGAGTTCTTTTCCAAGACGAAGAAATAGTTTTTCTCTTATTGTCTCAGCGATTAAAAGTGGCAACGGTCTATCTGTTAACATATCTTTTGGAAAGTATTCTGGCCCCTCTTGAAGATATTTTTTCGTTTTCTTAACGAGCAAATCAATATTTTTTCCTGTTAATGCAGTGATTTTTACCACTTCTTTAAATGGGAATAGCTTTCTAAATTCTTGCTCAGTGGCTTTAATTTGGGTTTCACTGTGCTGGTCTATTTTGTTTATTACAAGAAATACCGGAATATCTATTTTGTCAAGTTTTTCCATTATTTTCAGGTATTCTTCTCCGGGAAAATCTTCAGGTTCTATCATAAGATATACAAGATCAACTCCTTTTATGCTTCTTATAGCAGTTTCTACCATATATTTATTTAATGCACTTCTGGCATTATGTACTCCGGGAGTGTCTATAAATACTAATTGCGCATCAGGAAGATTTTTTACTCCTAAAATTTTGAAGCGCGTAGTCTGTGGTTTTGGTGAAATGATAGAAATCTTGGTGCCCACAAGATAGTTAAGCAGCGTAGATTTCCCAACATTTGGTCTACCCAAAATGGCAATAAATCCGCTTTTCATATATATCTCCTTCCTCTATCCCTTTTGTTTAAATTATGTTACCAGACTATTTTATTAATATTAGCGCTTTTAATTTATTATACAGTATTTTATAATTTATGTGAACCTTTTTCTTCTCGAGAGTATCTAATATATAGGTATTCAAAAAAAGGAGGCACGAGATGGCTAAAAAATTTTTAGTAGTTTTGTTGGTTGCAGTATTTGCTGCAGCACTCTTTATCGCACCAAACGTAGGCCTTGCAGAAGGGAACGATTACGAAACGGCATTAAATGTGTACAATGCGAAAATTGAGCAAGCTAATTCTGAACTGATTATTTTGAACGAGAAGATGACACAGATGAGAGAAAAACAAACAGAGATATTTACAGTGCTAAAAGAAAAGAAAGATAGTGGAGAAGAGTTTAATGAAGAAGTAAAGACGCTTATCAAAAAGCTTATGAGGATCAGAAAATCGGTAGAACGGTTCAAGGATATAAGAGATGCAAGGTTTTATTATGCAAAAATACTTTCAGGCCAGCTAAATGAAAAGACAAAGGAAGTTAGAGAAATGAGAGAAAGTAGCGGAAATGAAGAAGAGATCAAAAATCTTTTAAAAGAAACACATAATTTGAGAGGAAAGATTGGAAATGTTTTGCCTTTTAGCTTGAAACTTTCACTTAATAAGGCGGACAGGGTCAGAGAAACTGCTGAAAAACTTAAAGACAATGATAGAGAAGATAGAGCAGTAAAACTTTTAGAGAGAGCCACAAACAAAATTGAAAAAGAAATTGAAATAACAAATAAGCAGGAAGAAAATCTTGATAAAACATTGGATTTACTTAATCAGGTTGCAGAGGGGCTTGGTATATGAAGATAAATTCAATTCAGGGTATTATAACGATACGAATAACTGTGTGGTTTGCCGCAGTACTTATTGCCCCTTTTGTACTGAAGTACATTGCTAAGGAGAAAGAAATTCAGGGAGAGACAGACTATTTTAAGAGCCTCGTGCTCTCCCTTTTACTTTTTTTTGTAGCATTTACTCCATTTTTCCTTTCTAGGGCATTTTTTGTTTTGTTTCATAAACAATTTTTTACAGCGAGCATTATCTGGTTTGTTGCTGGAACATTACTTAATGGTTACTTAGCAAAGATTTATTTAAAAATTGATTATATAAAAGGGATTGTGCTATGGCTACTCACTTTGATTGTTTCTTCGACAGCTGGATTTGTTCTTACTTCTCTTTCTTTATTTCTTATTAGAACATTAAAATGAAGTATGAATTTGAGGAAATTGTTGATAAATATTATAAAGATGTATACCGGTTTATTTTTATGATGGTAAAAAACAGAGATGATGCTGAAGATATTACACAGGATACATTTCTCAGAGTAAAGCGGTATCTCTGGACATTCAGGGGCAGATCTTCTATTCTTACCTGGATTTATAGAATCGCGACAAATGAAGTGAAGAAATTTTTTAAAAAAGCTAATAAGATAAATCATTTTTGCAAAACATTGAATGTGAGCGAAGAGAATTCGTGTGATACGTTAAGCAGTGCTATGAAGAAACTGGATTATGGTGCATATGAAATTTTATTTTTAAAATATTTTAAAAATATGAGCGAAAAGGAGATAGCGTTTATTGTGAATGTACCGGAAGGCACAGTTAAATCGCGCTTATTTAATGCGCGTAAAAAGCTAAAAGAGGTGATCGAAAATGGATGAAGAAATCAGAGAATATTTTACTACTCAATATAATAGGATAAAAGTGCCAGAGGATCTTCCGCAAAAGATTTTAGGTGAGCGAAAAGAAAAAATTTATGCATTTGTGATAGCTATATCTTCTGTTTTTCTATTCTCTATATTCTCTATATTATTTGAACTTTCTCCATCTATGGACAGCATACTAATGACTGTTTCGCTGCCCTAATTGTTATTAATTTTAAAAAGGTCAGGGGCTAATTGTACGCAAAAAAAGCAAGATGTACATTTTCTTTTGTCGATTTTGTAATTTTTGCCTTCTTTTACAATAGCGCCGGTTGGGCAAAAATTTGAGATTGTATCTATCAATTTGTTCTGTTCAGAAGTGATGTGCGGAATAATTTTTCGGATTGATCTTTTTGCAGGGTATCTTAAAGAGCGTTTCACTTCTTTTCTAAATGTAAGAAAAGTATCTCCGTATGTTGTAATATGATCAAATAAACCACTGCCAAGATCCATAGAATCGCCCACTTTGTTTGATTCTACTTCTCTTGATCTATGACCCGTCAGCACAGTGGTGGTAGAATCTAAAGCAAGTGGATCTTCAGAGAAGAGGATTACGTTCATTTTGTTTATCTCTTTGCTATTACTTATTATAGCATCCACTCCGTCAACAATGCCAAACAATACATTATCTTTTATTAAAGAATATATTTCGAGAAGAGCTTTCCAAAATTGAAATGTTAATTTAGTTAATAGTACTTGATTTCTAGTCATTGTTGGCATAAGAGTAAGGGTTGATGCTACAATTCCTCCTATTTTTGTAGTGGGAGAATCTTTCATTTTTATCACAGGGACAATATAATCTGTTTCTGTGAGAGTTGTTGGAATGAAAGCATATTTGATTATTCTTTTTCCTGTTACGCCCATTTTAGCTATCTGTCTTTCGTTTGAATATTGTATGGGCGACATAAAGGCAAATCCTCTGAAATGTTCAGTACTTTTTTCTTCCATTCTCTGGACATCCAGCTTTTCGTAAGAATTTTTTCTGAAGTCCACGAATTGAATGTTTTCTTCTTTCAGGAGGTTAACTATTTCTTCGGGCAGTTTATCTACTAAGATGGATGCTCCTACTGTGATTTTGCTTGCACCATTTATTTTAAGAAAATGGATTGTTTCTCTTAAAATTGCTGCATTTGGCGTGGGAAAATCAAAATAAATGGCAACCTTTTTACCTTTAATTTTTTCTTTATCGAATGGCGCAGCAACAGTGTTAAATGCATCACTTACTTCTTGTTTTTTATACGAATTGCATCTTTTGATTCCGAGTGTACTCATTTTATACTCCTTTCTTTTTACACATTTTATTTAACGGGCATTCATTGCAAATTGGTATTTTTTTGCAATAGCGTTTGCCTAACTCAACAATAAGTGCATGCATTTCTTTAAAAACATCAACAGCAGAATAGCCGTTAATTTTATGTTTTTTCAAATTGGTTTCAAAAATTTTTCTTATTTCATCGTAATCAGTACTATTTAAAATATCTGTTCTGTGTGCCATCCTTATTGTATAAGTATCTACAACAAAGATTTTTTTGTTTAAGGCGTAGAGAAGAATTGAATCTGCCGTTTCCTTGCCAATCCCTCTTATTGACAGAAGCTCTTTCCTTAGGTTAGATACTGTAGTCTTTTGCATCTGAGATATACTGCCGCTATATTGTTTGATGAAATATTCTGTAAGCACTTTTAGCCGTTCACTTTTTATATTATAAAAACCAGCAGGTTTTATGAGTTGTTTTATCCTCTCGAGAGGCATTTTGTTAAAAGAGGAAGGTGTAAGTACTCCTTTCTCTTTTAAACTATTTATTGCTTTTTCAACATTTTTCCAGGAAGTTTGCTGCGTAAGAACGGCTCCTACCATTACCTCAAATGGCGTTTCGGCTGGCCACCAGTTCTGTATACCAAATTCATTACGAAGAAGTTGAAATACGTTTAGAATGTTTTTTTGCAATTTTCTTTTTTTCTTTTTTTATCAGCGATAGATATTTTTTAAGCTCTTCACCTTGAAGTGTTTCTTTTTCTAATAGTGCGTTTGTAATGGTCATTACTGTCTTAAGTTGTTTTTCGATGAGAAATTTTGCTTTTTCATAGCTTGTTTCGATGATTTTTTTTACTTCTGCATCAATAAGGTTGGCAGTGGTTTCGCTGTAATCCCTTTCTTCCCCCAAATCTTTACCAAGAAAAATCATTTCGTTATGTTTACCAAAGGTGATTGGCCCTAACTTATCACTCATTCCATATGCTCTTACCATTTTTCTTGCAATATCGGTTGCGCGTTTAAGATCATTTGCCGCGCCAGTTGAAGTTTCATGAAGTATTACTTCCTCTGCTGCCCGTCCGCCTAAAAGTGCTGAAATTTTATTCATCAGTTCACTTTTTTTCTGTAGATATTTATCTCTTTCAGGAAGTTGAAGGTTGTATCCCAATGCCATTCCTCTTGATACAACGGAAATTCTATGGACAATATCACCGGTAGGAAGAGCAGTGTTAACGATAGCATGTCCTGTTTCGTGGATGGCAACTGCTCTTTTTTCTTCTTCTGAAAGTATCAACGATTTTTTTTCTGGTCCTGCTATAACTTTATCGACTGCTTCTTCGATTTCTTGCTGGGAAATCTCTTTTTTATTTTTTCTTATTGCCAAAAGCGCTGCTTCATTTAACAAGTTTTCAAGGTCTGCTCCAGTAAAGCCCGGTGTTTGTTGAGCAATTGACTTAAAGTTCATTTCTTTTGTAAATGTTTTTTTCTTTCCATGAACTTTAAGAATTTCTTCCCTGTCTTTTGAGGTAGGCAGCCCTACTACAATTCTTCTATCAAATCTTCCCGGTCTTAATAACGCAGTATCCAATATGTCTGGCCTGTTTGTAGCAGCTATTACAATAATACCGGTATGTGGATCAAACCCATCCATTTCTACAAGGAGCTGATTTAAGGTTTGTTCTCTTTCATCGTGTCCTCCGCCAATTCCTGCTCCTCTATGTCTACCTACGGCATCAATTTCATCTATAAATATTATGCATGGTCCATATGTTTTTGCCTGCTTAAATAAGTCTCTTACTCTGGATGCACCGACACCAACAAACATTTCTACAAATTCTGAGCCTGAAACAGAAAAGAAAGGAACTTTTGCCTCTCCGGCGACTGCTCTTGCTATCAGTGTTTTTCCACAGCCAGGAGGGCCTAAAAGCAGTACTCCTTTTGGTATTTTTGCGCCAAATTGTGCGAATTTCTTTGGATTTTTTAAAAATTCTATTATTTCTTTAAGTTCTTCTTTTACTTCCTCGACACCTGCTACATCTTTAAAGGTAACCCGTGGTTTATTATCAAGAAACAATTTGGCTTTGCTTTTCCCGAAGCTAAATGCTTGATTTGCTCCGCCACCTGCTCCTTGCATCATTTTCTGCATAAAAAACCACCATACGCCAATGATAAGAATCCATGGTGCAATATTCCAGAATATCATCCAGAATGTGTTATTGCTCGGATTAACATCGTAGGTAACGCCCTTTTCTATCAGATCTTTTTCAAGAGTATCTATATTGCCGGGCGGATACGAATCTATAAAAGATCCATCTTTTAGTGTGCCAATTACCTGAGATGGATAATTTTCTTTCATTTTTATTTGTACAGACGTTACATCCCCGGAGTTCACTCTATCAATAAATTCTGAGTAAGGCACTGTTGTAATGGGAGCACCGCTATTTCTGCCAAAAAAGGTTGAAACCGAGAATAAAATTATTATCAGAATCACCCAGGCAATAATTTCTTTTTTAAAGAAGTTTTTATTATTTTTCTTAGCCATATTTTATTTATTATCCCCTTTCAGTTGTAAATTTTTTCTTTTAATACGCCTATAAATGGGAGGTTTCTATATTTTTCTTTGTAATCTAATCCGTAACCTATAACAAATTTATTTGGTATTTTAAATCCGTAATAATTGACTTTTATAGGTATTTTTCTTCGTTCTTCTTTATCTAGCAATGTGCAAATTTTTATGCTTTTTGGATTTCTTGTTTTAAGTAATCGCGTTACTGCATCCATTGTGAGGCCTGTATCTACAATATCTTCAATAATAAGTACATGTCTATCATTGATGGGGGTATCAAGGTCCTTTAAGATTTTTACTTGCCCTGTAGATTCTGTGTTCCCTCCGTAGCTTGAAATTGCCATAAAATCAATCGACATATCAATTTTTATCTCTTTGGAAAGGTCTGCAAGAAACATAAAAGCCCCTCTTAAAATACAGACGAATAAGGGAAATTTGCCCTTATAATCTGTATTAATTTGACTTCCTACTATTTTAATACGTTGTTCAATATCTTCCTTTGAAAAAAGGATTTCTTTAACATCTCTTTTCATAGTCTAATTATATCAGAAAATGGTTTTTCTTAAAGTAGCGGTGAGAAGCAGTTTATTTTTTGTATTTTTGGTTATTTGGTATAAATTGCTTCTTCTTACGCCTATAACCCAGATGATTTCATTTTTACTGCTTACAAGTAGCGGAACTTTATGTCTTGTTTTTACACCTATTTTCTGGTTTACAAAGAGATCCTGGATTTTTTTGTTTCCCATTTTGAGGCTGATTTTGTCTCCCTTTTTCCTGAATCGCACTTTGAGAGGCAGAGGGATATTATCCATATCAACAACGATTTTATTGCTATCTAACGTTGATTTTTTAACATTATCAATAATTTCTGTTTTTATTATGATATTCGCTTTCTCTATCGATGTTGCTCCTGGTATGGTAATCGGGTATTCTTTTTTTAGTGTAAAAGGTAGAGGGTTGGTTTTTTCTATCCAGAATTCTTTTTTATTTTTTAGTATGTAAAGATTGCCATACAAATTTGTTTTATTACTTTTTTCTGTTGATAAAAATTGTACGATTCGCTCTATTCTGTCGAATGTTGCATATTTGTACAGCATTAATTTTATGATTCTTCGTTTTTCGAATAAAGGTAAGGCGTTGAAAATAGTAAGAGAATATCGTTCTTTGTTGAAAAGGAGTGCCTTGTCCTTTAGCGAGATTTCATTTATAAACTGCTCTTCTTCAAGCAAAGTTAATGATAGATTTAAAATATGTCGCTTAATTTCTGGGTTTAGAGAGGCAAGCAAGGGAACGAGCTGATGGCGTACTCTATTTCTCAAATAGTCAAGCGAAAAATTTGTCCAATCTGTTCTAAATGGAATTTTATTCAATTTTATATACGCTTCTACGTCTTTTCTTGTTATACGAATCAATGGATGGATAATTCCTTGAAAGCTTTTTGGTCGAATACCAATGAGCCCTGTGACACCTGTGCCTTTTAATAAATGGATGAGAGTGGTTTCCACGAGATCGTCCATAGTATGGGCTAGTGCGGTTTTGTCATATTTTTCCTCTTGCTTAATCTTTAAAAAGAATGCAAATCTTTCTTCTCTTGCCATATCTTCCAATGAGCGTGAGCGCATTTTGGCAAGCTTTTTGATGTTTTTTTCGTTATAGAAAAATGGAATATCGAGCTTGGCAGCTATACTGCTTACAAATTTTGTTTCTTCTTCAGATTCTTTCCTCATTTTATGATTGAAGGTGGCTACTGCAATTGAAAAACCAAGTTCGTCTTTTAATTCATTCAGAATGTGCAATAAACACATCGAATCTGCTCCTCCGGATATGCCTACAAGGACACGTTCTCTTTTTTTAATTAGGGCAAATTCTTCTATTGTATTTTTTACTTCATTACTTATATTAATTTTCTTCATTTTTTATTTCCTTTATTTAACTATCCCTCAGATATTAGTTTATCTAACGTGGTTTATTTATCTTTTGAATCCAATTTTTCCTATCCAGCATTTTTGTATCTGTTATTTCCCTGTCTTTGATAGCTTTTATTAACATAGTTTATATCTTTGAGAGTCGCAGTCAAGCATTAGAAAATTTTGACTTTTTGCCATTATTTATTACAATATTGCTTGTTATGATAAGAATTATTGAAACGAATGAAAATGATGGGGCGATGAATATGGCAATTGATGAGGCGCTCCTTATTATAGAAAGAGAAAGGGGCTTCCCACCGGCGCTTCGCGTGTATAAATTTGTCCCACCGACACTTTCTATTGGTTATTTCCAAAAAATGGAAAAAGAAGTAAACTTTGCCCATTGTAAGGAGTTAGGCATTGGTTATGTCAGGAGGCCTACAGGAGGCAGGGCAGTGTTGCATGATAGGGAGCTGACATATAGCGTAACTATGGCGCACCCTCATAGTATTTTGGAGATGAATCTTCTCGATTCTTTTCATTATCTCTGTGAAGGTATTATAGAGGCAATAAGTTTACTTGGAGGAAATGCGTATTTTTCTGATAGGGAGGACAACGAGATATCTTCTCCTTCATGTTTTGCTGCACCGACATTTTCGGATATTTTATTGAACGGCAAAAAAGTTGTAGGTTCTGCACAGAGGAGGAATGATTGTGGCTTATTGCAGCACGGTTCAATCCTTTATCATGTCGATCTTGAGCAAATATTTTATTGTTTTAACCTGGATGAGAATGCAAGAAAAAGACTTGTGGAATTATCCAAAAAGAAAATTTCATCACTTTCTGATGAATTGAATAAGGAAATTACGTTTGATGTGATAAAAGTTGCTCTTAAAAGAGGAATGGAAAAGATTACGAACGAAACACTGGTTCCTACTGAGCTTACAAAGGATGAAAAAAATTTAGCAGAAAAATTATATCACGAAAAATATAATACTTATAAATGGAATTTTAAAAGATGACTATTTTAAGTAAAATAGAGGAGAGGTGAATTATGGGAAGAGAAAGTAGAATTAGAAAATTGAGAAAAGAGGGTGTTATAGCTCCTGTGCGAGAAAAAACAAAACAGCGGAGATGGATTAAGATCCTTATTTCTGTGTTGCTCGTATTTATAATTCTCTTTGGGATAGCAAGAGTGTGGGGATATCTTGAACGAGATGTTGTTGCGCACGTTGGGAAGGAAACAATCAAAAGGCAAGAAATTCAGGATCAAATTGATTATTATATCCAGATGTATCAGCAATATGGTATGGACCTTACTGACCCTCAATACAGTGCACAGCTCTTAAATCTTGAGCAAAACATAAAGGATAATTTTATAAACCAGTCGCTTCTGGTACAGTACGCAGAGGCGCAACGTCTTGAAATTGATCAGGATGCTTTTAATGAAAATATTGAAAGCCAGGTCGATCGGATTGTAGAACAGGGGATACAAAACCAGGGGGAAGAGGTTTTTACTTCTTATGTTGAAGCTCAATATGGTTCTATGGATGAATATAAAGAGTATCTGAGAAAACAGCTCACCCCTTACGTTGAAAGGCCTTTACTCTCGCAGGCTGCATTGGAAGAACAATATGAAACAATAGAAATTACGGATGATGATGTGAATTTGTATTGGAATGCTGTATATCAAGTTGATGCAGAACACTTTTTATTAAAAGTAGAAGAGGATGTTTCCGAGAGTGATACCGCTGCTATTAAAACTCAGATAGAAGATATCTACAACGAAATAGTGGAAGCAAAAGGTGAAGATAATTTTAATTTTGCTGAATTTGCTCGCGGGAAGGCAGAAGAATTCAATGAAGCGGCAGCCGATACTGGTAAAGAAGCTGCTCGTTATGAAAGTCTTGGATATTTTTCGAAAGGGCAAATGGTAGAAGAATTTGAAGAGGTCTGTTTTGACCCTGATGTTAACATTGGAAATATTGTTGGTCCTGTAAAAACTAATTTTGGTTTTCATATTATTCATATCCTTGGAAATAAACCAATGGGTGAAAAATATGATGAGCCAGCAATGATTAATGTTCGTCTTGTTCTTTTCAAGTATGAGCAAGGGGATGAAAAAAGTGAAGAAAATGCTAAGATGAGTGCGAATTCCATTGTTATTCAGACCAAAGGAGGAATGGATTTTATCGAAGCGGTGGAAAGATTTTCTCAGGATGATACGACAAAGGAAAATGATGGAGAAACAGGGTTCTTCACAGA
It encodes the following:
- a CDS encoding biotin/lipoate A/B protein ligase family protein, which translates into the protein MIRIIETNENDGAMNMAIDEALLIIERERGFPPALRVYKFVPPTLSIGYFQKMEKEVNFAHCKELGIGYVRRPTGGRAVLHDRELTYSVTMAHPHSILEMNLLDSFHYLCEGIIEAISLLGGNAYFSDREDNEISSPSCFAAPTFSDILLNGKKVVGSAQRRNDCGLLQHGSILYHVDLEQIFYCFNLDENARKRLVELSKKKISSLSDELNKEITFDVIKVALKRGMEKITNETLVPTELTKDEKNLAEKLYHEKYNTYKWNFKR
- the hpt gene encoding hypoxanthine phosphoribosyltransferase, yielding MKRDVKEILFSKEDIEQRIKIVGSQINTDYKGKFPLFVCILRGAFMFLADLSKEIKIDMSIDFMAISSYGGNTESTGQVKILKDLDTPINDRHVLIIEDIVDTGLTMDAVTRLLKTRNPKSIKICTLLDKEERRKIPIKVNYYGFKIPNKFVIGYGLDYKEKYRNLPFIGVLKEKIYN
- a CDS encoding endonuclease; this encodes MQKNILNVFQLLRNEFGIQNWWPAETPFEVMVGAVLTQQTSWKNVEKAINSLKEKGVLTPSSFNKMPLERIKQLIKPAGFYNIKSERLKVLTEYFIKQYSGSISQMQKTTVSNLRKELLSIRGIGKETADSILLYALNKKIFVVDTYTIRMAHRTDILNSTDYDEIRKIFETNLKKHKINGYSAVDVFKEMHALIVELGKRYCKKIPICNECPLNKMCKKKGV
- the tilS gene encoding tRNA lysidine(34) synthetase TilS — translated: MKKINISNEVKNTIEEFALIKKRERVLVGISGGADSMCLLHILNELKDELGFSIAVATFNHKMRKESEEETKFVSSIAAKLDIPFFYNEKNIKKLAKMRSRSLEDMAREERFAFFLKIKQEEKYDKTALAHTMDDLVETTLIHLLKGTGVTGLIGIRPKSFQGIIHPLIRITRKDVEAYIKLNKIPFRTDWTNFSLDYLRNRVRHQLVPLLASLNPEIKRHILNLSLTLLEEEQFINEISLKDKALLFNKERYSLTIFNALPLFEKRRIIKLMLYKYATFDRIERIVQFLSTEKSNKTNLYGNLYILKNKKEFWIEKTNPLPFTLKKEYPITIPGATSIEKANIIIKTEIIDNVKKSTLDSNKIVVDMDNIPLPLKVRFRKKGDKISLKMGNKKIQDLFVNQKIGVKTRHKVPLLVSSKNEIIWVIGVRRSNLYQITKNTKNKLLLTATLRKTIF
- the ftsH gene encoding ATP-dependent zinc metalloprotease FtsH, which translates into the protein MAKKNNKNFFKKEIIAWVILIIILFSVSTFFGRNSGAPITTVPYSEFIDRVNSGDVTSVQIKMKENYPSQVIGTLKDGSFIDSYPPGNIDTLEKDLIEKGVTYDVNPSNNTFWMIFWNIAPWILIIGVWWFFMQKMMQGAGGGANQAFSFGKSKAKLFLDNKPRVTFKDVAGVEEVKEELKEIIEFLKNPKKFAQFGAKIPKGVLLLGPPGCGKTLIARAVAGEAKVPFFSVSGSEFVEMFVGVGASRVRDLFKQAKTYGPCIIFIDEIDAVGRHRGAGIGGGHDEREQTLNQLLVEMDGFDPHTGIIVIAATNRPDILDTALLRPGRFDRRIVVGLPTSKDREEILKVHGKKKTFTKEMNFKSIAQQTPGFTGADLENLLNEAALLAIRKNKKEISQQEIEEAVDKVIAGPEKKSLILSEEEKRAVAIHETGHAIVNTALPTGDIVHRISVVSRGMALGYNLQLPERDKYLQKKSELMNKISALLGGRAAEEVILHETSTGAANDLKRATDIARKMVRAYGMSDKLGPITFGKHNEMIFLGKDLGEERDYSETTANLIDAEVKKIIETSYEKAKFLIEKQLKTVMTITNALLEKETLQGEELKKYLSLIKKEKKKIAKKHSKRISTSS